One genomic window of Cinclus cinclus chromosome 6, bCinCin1.1, whole genome shotgun sequence includes the following:
- the SOCS4 gene encoding suppressor of cytokine signaling 4 — protein sequence MAENKDGSAKNADVRPKSSRSRSADRKDGYVWSGKKLSWSKKSEHCPDAETANAAGRSGTNLRSQERKYSCSSIELDLDRSCGHRFLGRSLKQKLQDAVGQCFPIKNCSSRHHASGLPSKRKIHISELMLDKCPFPPRSELAFRWHLIKRHTAPINPKAEEWIIADLSQREEREDQLRDEEIANGGMDSPSQCCDFTDSGSSRGDPRPELVTGKVARSSRDESDMDSDDEVVTLCTSSRKRNKPKWETDDELLRMETPPKYHTQIDYVHCLVPDLLQINNNPCYWGVMDKYAAEALLEGKPEGTFLLRDSAQEDYLFSVSFRRYSRSLHARIEQWNHNFSFDAHDPCVFHSPDITGLLEHYKDPSSCMFFEPLLSTPLNRTFPFSLQHICRTVICNCTTYDGIDALPIPPSVKLYLKEYHYKSKVRVLRIDVPEQQS from the coding sequence ATGGCAGAAAACAAGGACGGCAGTGCAAAGAATGCAGATGTGAGGCCCAAAAGCAGCCGGAGCAGAAGTGCAGACAGAAAGGATGGGTATGTCTGGAGTGGGAAGAAGCTCTCCTGGTCCAAGAAAAGTGAGCATTGTCCTGATGCTGAAACAGCAAACGCTGCAGGAAGGTCAGGGACTAATTTAAGGAGCCAAGAGAGGAAGTACAGCTGCTCATCCATCGAGCTGGACCTAGACCGGTCCTGTGGGCACAGGTTTTTAGGCCGGTCTCTCAAACAGAagctgcaggatgctgtgggTCAGTGCTTTCCCATAAAGAACTGCAGCAGCCGGCACCACGCCTCCGGACTGCCAtccaaaaggaaaatccatATCAGTGAGCTGATGCTGGATAAGTGTCCTTTCCCTCCACGCTCAGAGCTGGCTTTCCGGTGGCACTTGATCAAAAGGCACACGGCCCCTATAAATCCAAAAGCAGAAGAATGGATAATTGCTGACTTATCCCAGCGCGAGGAAAGGGAGGATCAGCTGCGAGACGAGGAGATTGCCAATGGGGGAATGGACTCTCCCTCCCAGTGCTGTGACTTCACTGACAGCGGTTCCTCTCGGGGTGACCCGAGGCCTGAGCTGGTGACAGGTAAGGtagcaaggagcagcagagatgagagCGACATGGACTCCGATGATGAAGTCGTAACTCTGTGCACAAGCTCTCGAAAACGAAACAAGCCCAAGTGGGAAACGGATGACGAGCTGCTGCGGATGGAAACGCCCCCGAAATACCACACCCAGATTGATTATGTCCACTGCCTAGTGCCAGACCTCCTCCAGATCAATAACAATCCCTGCTACTGGGGAGTCATGGATAAATACGCAGCTGAGGCGCTGCTGGAAGGAAAGCCAGAGGGAACGTTTCTGTTGAGAGACTCTGCCCAGGAGGACTATTTGTTTTCCGTCAGCTTCAGGCGCTACAGTCGCTCCCTCCACGCCCGGATAGAGCAGTGGAATCACAACTTCAGCTTTGACGCCCATGATCCCTGTGTCTTCCATTCTCCTGACATCACGGGACTCCTAGAACACTACAAAGATCCAAGTTCCTGTATGTTCTTTGAACCACTTTTATCCACTCCCCTGAACAGgacctttcccttctctctccagCACATATGTAGAACGGTCATTTGCAACTGTACAACTTATGATGGTATTGATGCACTTCCCATTCCTCCCTCGGTGAAGCTGTATCTGAAGGAGTATCATTATAAGTCAAAAGTTAGAGTGCTCAGGATTGATGTACCAGAGCAGCAAAgctag